One part of the Salvelinus fontinalis isolate EN_2023a chromosome 4, ASM2944872v1, whole genome shotgun sequence genome encodes these proteins:
- the LOC129854137 gene encoding cytoplasmic dynein 1 light intermediate chain 2-like isoform X2, with protein MAPVLEKKLLGAAGAGDTMENSNEDEEGQNLWTSILSEVSTRSSSKLPSGKNILVFGEDGSGKTTIMAKLQGAEHNKKGRGLEYLYLNVHDEDIDDLTRCNVWILDGDLYHKGLLKFAVTAESLNDSLAVFVADMSRPWTIMESLQKWASVLRDHVDKLKIPPEEMREMEQRMVKAFQEYTEPEGANPASPQRRAPPAGAEDEGVVLPLGENVLTHNLGIPVLIVCTKCDAVSVLEKEHDFREEHFDFIQSHIRRFCLQYGAALMYTSVKEEKNLDLLYKYIVHKIYDFQFTTPALVVEKDAILIPSGWDNEKKIAILHENFATVRPEDPFEDFIMKPPVRKLVHDKEVNAEDEQVFLMKQQSLLAKQPATPTRGATESPGRTASGSPRPTGRTGCTNVASVSPMTAVKKPDPNMKGAAANEGVLANFFNSLLSKKTGSPGSPGTGAAGAGSPGSVKKTEAGFD; from the exons ATGGCTCCCGTTCTGGAGAAGAAGCTCCTGGGCGCAGCCGGGGCAGGCGACACTATGGAAAATAGCAACGAAGACGAGGAAGGACAAAACCTATG GACTTCAATTCTCAGTGAGGTTTCAACACGTTCAAGTTCTAAGTTGCCATCCGGGAAGAACATATTGGTGTTTG GTGAGGATGGGTCAGGAAAGACAACGATTATGGCAAAACTCCAAGGAGCAGAGCACAATAAGAAAGGAAGAGGCCTGGAGTATCTGTATCTGAATGTCCACGATGAGGACATAGATG ACCTTACACGCTGTAACGTGTGGATCCTGGATGGGGATTTGTATCACAAAGGCCTGCTAAAGTTTGCAGTGACAGCAGAGTCGCTGAACGACAGCTTGGCAGTGTTTGTGGCAGACATGTCAAGACCCTGGACCATCATGGAGTCGCTCCAGAAGTGGGCCAGCGTGCTGCGTGATCATGTGGACAAGCTCAAGATCCCGccggaggagatgagagagatggagcagaGGA TGGTGAAGGCCTTCCAGGAGTACACAGAGCCGGAGGGAGCCAACCCAGCCTCTCCCCAGAGACGGGCTCCCCCTGCAGGGGCGGAAGACGAGGGTGTAGTGCTACCGCTCGGGGAAAACGTACTCACACACAACTTGGGCATTCCAGTGCTAATAGTTTGCACAAAG tgtgaTGCAGTCAGTGTTTTAGAGAAGGAGCACGACTTCAGAGAGGAGCACTTCGACTTCATCCAGTCCCACATCCGACGATTCTGCTTACAGT ATGGAGCTGCCTTGATGTACACATCCGTCAAAGAGGAGAAGAACCTGGACCTCCTCTATAAATACATAGTGCACAAAATATACGACTTCCAGTTCACCACGCCTGCCTTAGTGGTGGAGAAGGATGCTATTTTAAT TCCATCTGGATGGGACAATGAGAAGAAGATTGCAATTTTGCATGAAAATTTCGCAACGGTGAGACCTGAAGACCCCTTTGAAGACTTCATCATGAAGCCTCCGGTACGGAAG CTGGTTCATGATAAGGAGGTAAATGCAGAGGACGAGCAGGTTTTCCTTATGAAGCAACag TCTTTGCTGGCCAAGCAGCCGGCCACACCAACAAGAGGCGCAACA GAATCTCCTGGACGGACTGCTTCTGGCTCTCCTCGACCCACTGGCCGTACAGGCTGTACCAATGTGGCCAGCGTCTCGCCAATGACCGCAGTCAAGAAACCTGACCCCAACATGAAGG GAGCAGCAGCAAACGAGGGAGTGCTGGCCAACTTCTTTAACAGCCTTTTGAGTAAAAAGACTGGGTCCCCTGGGAGTCCAGGCACCGGAGCTGCAGGAGCAGGATCTCCAGGATCTGTCAAGAAAACAG AAGCCGGTTTTGACTGA
- the LOC129854137 gene encoding cytoplasmic dynein 1 light intermediate chain 2-like isoform X1, with translation MAPVLEKKLLGAAGAGDTMENSNEDEEGQNLWTSILSEVSTRSSSKLPSGKNILVFGEDGSGKTTIMAKLQGAEHNKKGRGLEYLYLNVHDEDIDDLTRCNVWILDGDLYHKGLLKFAVTAESLNDSLAVFVADMSRPWTIMESLQKWASVLRDHVDKLKIPPEEMREMEQRMVKAFQEYTEPEGANPASPQRRAPPAGAEDEGVVLPLGENVLTHNLGIPVLIVCTKCDAVSVLEKEHDFREEHFDFIQSHIRRFCLQYGAALMYTSVKEEKNLDLLYKYIVHKIYDFQFTTPALVVEKDAILIPSGWDNEKKIAILHENFATVRPEDPFEDFIMKPPVRKLVHDKEVNAEDEQVFLMKQQSLLAKQPATPTRGATESPGRTASGSPRPTGRTGCTNVASVSPMTAVKKPDPNMKGAAANEGVLANFFNSLLSKKTGSPGSPGTGAAGAGSPGSVKKTGQKPVLTDVQAELDRMTRKPDSMVTANNTPTENEV, from the exons ATGGCTCCCGTTCTGGAGAAGAAGCTCCTGGGCGCAGCCGGGGCAGGCGACACTATGGAAAATAGCAACGAAGACGAGGAAGGACAAAACCTATG GACTTCAATTCTCAGTGAGGTTTCAACACGTTCAAGTTCTAAGTTGCCATCCGGGAAGAACATATTGGTGTTTG GTGAGGATGGGTCAGGAAAGACAACGATTATGGCAAAACTCCAAGGAGCAGAGCACAATAAGAAAGGAAGAGGCCTGGAGTATCTGTATCTGAATGTCCACGATGAGGACATAGATG ACCTTACACGCTGTAACGTGTGGATCCTGGATGGGGATTTGTATCACAAAGGCCTGCTAAAGTTTGCAGTGACAGCAGAGTCGCTGAACGACAGCTTGGCAGTGTTTGTGGCAGACATGTCAAGACCCTGGACCATCATGGAGTCGCTCCAGAAGTGGGCCAGCGTGCTGCGTGATCATGTGGACAAGCTCAAGATCCCGccggaggagatgagagagatggagcagaGGA TGGTGAAGGCCTTCCAGGAGTACACAGAGCCGGAGGGAGCCAACCCAGCCTCTCCCCAGAGACGGGCTCCCCCTGCAGGGGCGGAAGACGAGGGTGTAGTGCTACCGCTCGGGGAAAACGTACTCACACACAACTTGGGCATTCCAGTGCTAATAGTTTGCACAAAG tgtgaTGCAGTCAGTGTTTTAGAGAAGGAGCACGACTTCAGAGAGGAGCACTTCGACTTCATCCAGTCCCACATCCGACGATTCTGCTTACAGT ATGGAGCTGCCTTGATGTACACATCCGTCAAAGAGGAGAAGAACCTGGACCTCCTCTATAAATACATAGTGCACAAAATATACGACTTCCAGTTCACCACGCCTGCCTTAGTGGTGGAGAAGGATGCTATTTTAAT TCCATCTGGATGGGACAATGAGAAGAAGATTGCAATTTTGCATGAAAATTTCGCAACGGTGAGACCTGAAGACCCCTTTGAAGACTTCATCATGAAGCCTCCGGTACGGAAG CTGGTTCATGATAAGGAGGTAAATGCAGAGGACGAGCAGGTTTTCCTTATGAAGCAACag TCTTTGCTGGCCAAGCAGCCGGCCACACCAACAAGAGGCGCAACA GAATCTCCTGGACGGACTGCTTCTGGCTCTCCTCGACCCACTGGCCGTACAGGCTGTACCAATGTGGCCAGCGTCTCGCCAATGACCGCAGTCAAGAAACCTGACCCCAACATGAAGG GAGCAGCAGCAAACGAGGGAGTGCTGGCCAACTTCTTTAACAGCCTTTTGAGTAAAAAGACTGGGTCCCCTGGGAGTCCAGGCACCGGAGCTGCAGGAGCAGGATCTCCAGGATCTGTCAAGAAAACAG GGCAGAAGCCGGTTTTGACTGACGTCCAGGCAGAGTTGGATAGAATGACTCGCAAACCGGACTCCATGGTTACAGCTAACAACACACCAACAGAGAACGAAGTGTGA